In Longimicrobiales bacterium, the following are encoded in one genomic region:
- a CDS encoding 4'-phosphopantetheinyl transferase superfamily protein, producing MIDPRRPCVWLVDVTDEAFEALADTDLPTEEDRRRADSMADPARGRILLARHAAVRVLLGRQADCAPGEVRVVVAPGGKPVYVPIGRPDATPLAFSVAHTGDLFAVALGGVRSLGIDVEQVRTVPRAEAIATRWFGAAEASRLTGLSREQADAEFMRLWTAKEALAKRHGAGLRLMKGDVGELNIQAAIDAKRLRYFKTAVGYAAALASSEVIEDIQILQPGEHEWTI from the coding sequence ATGATCGATCCGCGGCGGCCGTGCGTGTGGCTTGTCGATGTGACGGACGAAGCATTTGAGGCGCTCGCTGATACCGATCTCCCAACCGAAGAGGATCGGCGGCGGGCCGACAGCATGGCGGATCCCGCGCGCGGTCGAATTCTGCTGGCTCGACATGCTGCCGTACGAGTGCTCCTGGGTCGTCAGGCGGATTGCGCACCGGGAGAGGTGAGGGTCGTAGTCGCGCCCGGCGGTAAGCCCGTTTATGTCCCGATCGGGAGACCGGATGCCACACCCCTCGCCTTTTCGGTGGCGCACACGGGCGACCTGTTCGCCGTGGCGCTAGGAGGGGTGAGGAGCCTCGGCATCGACGTCGAGCAGGTGCGGACCGTACCCAGAGCCGAAGCGATCGCGACGCGCTGGTTCGGGGCTGCCGAAGCCAGCCGTCTCACCGGACTCAGCCGGGAGCAGGCGGATGCCGAGTTCATGAGGCTCTGGACGGCGAAGGAGGCGCTCGCCAAGCGGCATGGGGCGGGCCTGCGCCTCATGAAGGGCGACGTCGGAGAGCTGAACATCCAGGCAGCCATCGACGCGAAACGCCTCCGCTACTTCAAGACGGCGGTAGGCTACGCTGCGGCGCTCGCGAGCAGTGAGGTGATTGAGGACATTCAAATTCTACAACCTGGAGAGCATGAATGGACCATCTAG